The following are from one region of the Methanorbis furvi genome:
- a CDS encoding RNA polymerase Rpb4 family protein, producing the protein MKVKKVISEEMMSLPELREVLISIRDQRSGGDSETETSSRTMSYELRKSIDHADSLGKCDSATAKALVSELNKLEKIRPEIACRIVNIMPESRDELRAIYAKERYTLLPEDLDQILDILRQHA; encoded by the coding sequence ATGAAAGTGAAAAAAGTTATCAGCGAAGAAATGATGTCGCTGCCCGAACTCCGTGAGGTTCTGATCTCGATTCGTGATCAGCGATCCGGCGGAGACAGCGAGACGGAAACGTCTTCACGCACGATGTCGTATGAGCTGCGCAAGAGTATCGATCATGCTGACAGTCTCGGAAAGTGCGACTCTGCAACTGCAAAAGCTCTTGTCAGCGAGCTGAACAAGCTTGAAAAGATCAGACCGGAGATTGCATGCCGGATCGTCAACATCATGCCGGAAAGCCGTGACGAGCTCCGCGCGATCTACGCAAAAGAGCGGTACACACTTCTTCCGGAGGATTTGGATCAGATCCTTGACATTCTCCGCCAGCATGCGTGA
- a CDS encoding 50S ribosomal protein L21e, protein MAKHNGIKKRTRYKLQKGLRERGMPNVTSVIQHFEEGQKVHIVLEPSVQKGMPHPRFHGRTGTILGQRGRAWILEIKDGNATKVVISRPQHLKAQKY, encoded by the coding sequence ATGGCAAAACATAATGGTATTAAGAAACGGACACGGTATAAGCTTCAGAAGGGTCTCCGCGAGCGCGGAATGCCGAATGTAACTTCTGTCATCCAGCACTTCGAAGAAGGACAGAAAGTACACATCGTGCTTGAGCCAAGCGTGCAGAAGGGTATGCCCCACCCGCGTTTCCACGGCAGAACCGGTACTATTCTCGGTCAGCGCGGACGTGCGTGGATCCTTGAGATCAAAGACGGCAATGCAACCAAAGTGGTCATCTCCCGTCCCCAGCACCTCAAGGCGCAGAAATATTAA
- a CDS encoding tRNA pseudouridine(54/55) synthase Pus10: MTEILETVHNILEYGDICDHCLGRLFAKRSFGLTNEQRGNALRIAHALAYNIPFVPYEKGTCWICNDLFDQIPSWAEKVAVALKDIDYATFVIGTRVPPMMAESEEMIWSDLSLEKPEPLKSEMNREVGKAVSALTGKKGDPKDPEVTAVLNIADDCVETQIASVYFYGRYLKLERGIPQTHWDCRACRGRGCEKCNFTGKQYPTSVEELIAEVPIQMFFAEKGILHGSGREDIDAVMIGTGRPFVMEMQNPLIRKVNLQELESAINASAGPRVQVKLESWSDKKMVEMLKSHKGHKTYRILVDIDDSISLDKVQNAVSKLKGALIHQRTPERVAHRRADLVRERTVVDIECLGIEDSLYRIEVVGEGGLYIKELVSGDGGRTTPSLAEILAVPAKVVALDVVQVDGINNGDE; the protein is encoded by the coding sequence ATGACAGAAATTCTGGAAACCGTTCACAACATCCTTGAGTACGGAGACATCTGCGATCACTGCCTAGGAAGATTATTTGCAAAACGATCGTTTGGTCTCACCAACGAACAGCGCGGCAACGCGCTGCGCATCGCGCACGCACTCGCCTACAACATTCCGTTCGTCCCATACGAAAAAGGAACCTGCTGGATCTGCAATGATCTCTTTGATCAGATTCCCTCTTGGGCGGAAAAAGTTGCGGTGGCGCTAAAAGACATCGACTACGCAACCTTTGTGATCGGAACACGGGTTCCCCCGATGATGGCAGAGTCCGAAGAGATGATCTGGTCAGACCTCTCTCTTGAAAAACCCGAACCGCTGAAATCTGAGATGAACCGCGAAGTCGGCAAAGCAGTATCCGCTCTTACCGGCAAGAAAGGAGATCCCAAAGATCCTGAAGTAACCGCAGTACTCAACATCGCAGACGACTGCGTCGAAACACAGATTGCATCAGTCTACTTCTACGGCAGATACCTCAAACTCGAACGGGGAATCCCCCAGACACACTGGGACTGCCGCGCATGCCGCGGAAGAGGATGTGAAAAATGCAACTTCACCGGAAAACAGTACCCGACCTCAGTCGAAGAACTGATCGCAGAGGTCCCGATACAGATGTTTTTCGCAGAAAAAGGTATTCTGCACGGATCAGGGCGCGAAGACATTGACGCGGTCATGATTGGAACCGGCAGACCATTTGTAATGGAGATGCAAAACCCGCTGATTCGCAAAGTAAATCTGCAGGAGCTGGAATCCGCCATTAATGCATCGGCAGGTCCACGCGTTCAGGTAAAACTGGAAAGCTGGTCTGACAAAAAAATGGTGGAAATGCTTAAATCACACAAAGGGCATAAAACATACAGGATTCTAGTCGATATAGACGACAGTATCTCTCTTGATAAGGTTCAGAATGCGGTATCAAAGCTGAAAGGAGCTTTGATTCATCAGCGCACGCCCGAACGCGTAGCTCACCGCAGGGCTGATCTTGTGCGAGAGAGGACGGTCGTTGATATCGAGTGTCTCGGAATAGAAGATTCCCTCTACCGCATCGAGGTTGTTGGAGAAGGAGGACTCTATATCAAGGAACTCGTATCAGGAGACGGAGGTCGAACAACCCCGAGTCTCGCTGAAATCCTCGCCGTCCCCGCCAAGGTTGTCGCATTAGACGTGGTGCAGGTCGACGGAATTAATAATGGAGATGAGTAA
- the trmY gene encoding tRNA (pseudouridine(54)-N(1))-methyltransferase TrmY, which translates to MPRFAIVGHKAVTTPDFSLNDMPGAAGRMDVLCRCVNTSFFLSHDLRRDTECYLILKGGEIPKTLRFSGDTIRSLNPDERSAGALIKKGLSTAAEPEFKKAADGIAIRSGGLAELLADFSFAVLDENGEDIRNAETLPENFILSDHMNFTEEEEALLADLPRYSVGPRVLHADHTITVIMNEFDRRQVP; encoded by the coding sequence ATGCCCCGGTTTGCAATTGTCGGCCACAAGGCCGTAACAACTCCCGACTTTTCCCTCAATGATATGCCGGGAGCCGCAGGAAGAATGGACGTCCTCTGCCGCTGCGTCAACACATCCTTCTTCCTCAGCCATGATCTCCGCCGCGATACCGAATGTTATCTGATTCTCAAAGGAGGAGAGATACCAAAAACACTCAGATTCTCCGGTGACACCATCCGGTCACTGAACCCTGACGAGAGAAGCGCCGGAGCACTCATCAAAAAAGGTCTCAGCACCGCAGCAGAACCTGAGTTCAAAAAAGCTGCCGACGGTATTGCAATCCGCAGCGGCGGCCTTGCAGAACTTCTGGCTGACTTTTCGTTTGCCGTGCTTGACGAAAACGGCGAAGACATCAGAAATGCAGAAACGCTGCCGGAAAATTTCATCCTGAGTGATCACATGAACTTCACCGAAGAAGAAGAGGCACTTCTCGCAGATCTTCCACGCTACTCGGTAGGTCCCCGCGTACTGCATGCTGACCATACCATCACCGTCATCATGAATGAGTTCGACCGGAGGCAGGTACCATGA
- the mcrB gene encoding coenzyme-B sulfoethylthiotransferase subunit beta, with product MAKYKDVIDLYDDNGKLLKSNVALEKISPLVNPAVKKIIDDTKRTVAVNLGGMQEALKTGKIGKHQQILGRELNLDLVGHVDSIEAKIKEYVSVTAGDDTEVKRFNGGKLLLVKVPSARIAAAATYDAALTSVAAAATYAVVEEFNVDMFNANTVKAAAFGSYPVTMDMAGGACSMIMSIPQNNESLGYALRNIPANQTVMITQKNAMQGAALASTFEQAGQFEMGNAIGPFERAQLLLYAYQGLNANNIVYDLVKKNGQTGTVGTVVQSLVERAIEDKVITQGAGSATFKPYETKDPMMWNAYASAGTLAATMVNCGAGRFAQAVSSTLLYFNDLLEHETGLPGSDFGRTMGVAVGFSFFSHSIYGGGGPGIFNGNHVVTRHAAGVGMPCIVAACALDAGTQMFSPEGTSKIYGDTYGQIEEFANPLQAIAKAV from the coding sequence ATGGCAAAATACAAGGATGTCATTGATCTCTATGACGACAACGGCAAGCTCCTCAAGAGCAACGTTGCACTCGAGAAGATCAGCCCGCTGGTCAACCCGGCAGTAAAGAAGATCATCGACGACACCAAGAGAACCGTCGCAGTCAACCTCGGCGGCATGCAGGAAGCACTCAAGACCGGAAAGATCGGCAAACACCAGCAGATCCTCGGTCGTGAGCTCAACCTCGACCTCGTCGGTCACGTCGACTCCATCGAAGCAAAGATCAAAGAGTACGTCTCTGTCACCGCAGGCGACGACACTGAAGTCAAGCGCTTCAACGGTGGAAAACTCCTGTTAGTCAAGGTCCCGTCTGCACGTATTGCAGCAGCAGCAACCTACGACGCAGCACTGACCTCTGTCGCAGCAGCCGCAACCTATGCAGTTGTTGAAGAGTTCAACGTTGACATGTTCAACGCAAACACCGTCAAGGCAGCAGCATTCGGTTCCTACCCGGTTACCATGGATATGGCAGGTGGAGCATGTTCCATGATCATGTCCATCCCGCAGAACAACGAGTCCCTTGGTTACGCACTCCGTAACATCCCGGCAAACCAGACTGTAATGATCACTCAGAAGAATGCAATGCAGGGTGCAGCCCTCGCATCAACCTTCGAGCAGGCAGGTCAGTTTGAGATGGGTAACGCAATCGGTCCGTTCGAGCGTGCACAGCTTCTTCTCTACGCCTACCAGGGCCTGAACGCAAACAACATCGTCTACGACCTTGTCAAGAAGAACGGCCAGACCGGAACTGTTGGTACCGTCGTCCAGTCTCTTGTCGAGCGTGCAATTGAAGACAAAGTCATCACCCAGGGTGCTGGCAGTGCAACCTTCAAGCCGTACGAGACCAAAGACCCGATGATGTGGAATGCATACGCATCTGCCGGAACGCTCGCAGCAACCATGGTCAACTGTGGTGCAGGACGTTTCGCACAGGCAGTCTCTTCGACTCTGCTCTACTTCAACGACCTTCTTGAGCACGAAACCGGACTTCCGGGATCTGACTTCGGAAGAACCATGGGTGTTGCAGTCGGTTTCTCCTTCTTCAGCCACTCCATCTACGGTGGAGGCGGACCGGGTATCTTCAACGGCAACCACGTCGTTACCCGTCACGCAGCAGGTGTCGGTATGCCCTGTATCGTTGCAGCTTGTGCACTTGATGCAGGAACTCAGATGTTCTCTCCAGAGGGTACCTCCAAGATCTATGGCGATACCTACGGTCAGATCGAAGAGTTCGCAAACCCGCTCCAGGCAATTGCAAAGGCAGTATAA
- the mcrD gene encoding methyl-coenzyme M reductase operon protein D → MTELTYPQLRIVPTRFLNPETTEKLLGELCEIDGIRRLVLNGPNLPAVIPYGPARGMANDTSYRRSIMVCGEEFVLHIHVGTILVELESAEVISQVKLVCDEVFADKFPYGISEGTYMRSNMTTTDYAKYGIVEDERILGMSDPKSKQRPIILQGNR, encoded by the coding sequence ATGACAGAATTAACATATCCCCAACTGAGAATCGTACCAACCCGATTCCTGAATCCGGAAACCACCGAGAAACTTCTCGGCGAACTCTGTGAAATAGACGGTATTCGAAGACTTGTACTGAACGGTCCGAATCTTCCTGCAGTTATTCCTTATGGTCCCGCCCGCGGTATGGCAAACGATACCAGCTACCGGCGTTCCATTATGGTCTGCGGAGAAGAGTTTGTCCTTCACATACATGTTGGAACAATTCTCGTCGAACTGGAATCTGCGGAGGTAATTTCCCAGGTGAAACTGGTATGCGATGAAGTGTTTGCCGACAAATTCCCGTACGGAATTTCCGAAGGTACCTACATGCGTTCCAATATGACAACAACCGATTATGCCAAATACGGCATTGTCGAGGACGAGCGCATTCTCGGAATGTCCGATCCCAAGAGCAAACAACGCCCGATCATCCTTCAGGGGAATAGATAA
- the mcrC gene encoding methyl-coenzyme M reductase I operon protein C: MPLGRVTQLVDCRQSMGMGKGGSLAQRGTISECKNPDVIIVGMSPGRRHITKPVCDITSALRQQGIEYSVSTLVLNAGSGVPPDAEIGGVSLGSNFGILEREIEQIERHKVAVLHHGNIRSHVVHKSRKILQECNVNAVVVCQAPVDYEDLAKEGVKTAYVMPKPEKIRTKGTVMGIVTGITRGQTPSRVAMSDVIHEVLRIIKSNN, encoded by the coding sequence ATGCCTCTTGGACGTGTTACACAATTAGTCGACTGCAGACAGAGTATGGGTATGGGCAAGGGAGGCTCTCTTGCTCAGAGGGGAACCATCTCTGAATGTAAAAATCCTGACGTCATTATCGTGGGAATGTCTCCAGGCAGGAGACACATAACAAAACCCGTCTGCGATATCACGTCAGCACTGCGGCAGCAGGGGATAGAATACAGCGTAAGTACCTTGGTGCTGAACGCGGGCAGCGGAGTCCCCCCGGACGCAGAAATCGGCGGTGTATCACTTGGTTCCAACTTCGGCATACTGGAACGTGAAATAGAACAGATTGAACGCCACAAAGTGGCTGTTCTTCACCACGGCAACATCCGTTCGCACGTGGTCCACAAATCCCGAAAGATCTTACAGGAATGCAACGTCAACGCCGTTGTTGTCTGTCAGGCTCCGGTTGATTACGAGGACCTCGCAAAGGAAGGCGTCAAAACCGCATACGTCATGCCAAAACCTGAGAAGATCAGAACGAAAGGAACAGTTATGGGGATTGTGACCGGCATTACCCGGGGTCAGACCCCAAGTCGTGTCGCAATGTCTGATGTCATTCATGAAGTACTACGAATTATTAAATCTAACAACTAG